From the genome of Pseudomonadota bacterium, one region includes:
- the thiS gene encoding sulfur carrier protein ThiS encodes MSGGAALPPPAGGAGGGSDTSAQITLNGAPQALIEPNLQALLARLGHAERRGIAVALNDSVVPRERWAATALRSGDRLELLVAVQGG; translated from the coding sequence ATGAGCGGGGGCGCGGCGCTTCCGCCGCCCGCGGGCGGCGCCGGCGGCGGCTCGGACACGTCCGCGCAGATCACCCTCAACGGCGCGCCCCAGGCACTGATAGAGCCCAATCTGCAGGCGCTGCTGGCGCGACTCGGCCATGCCGAGCGGCGAGGCATCGCCGTGGCGCTCAACGATAGCGTCGTACCGCGTGAGCGCTGGGCGGCGACCGCGCTCCGCTCGGGCGATCGCCTGGAGCTGCTGGTCGCCGTGCAAGGAGGATGA